In Miscanthus floridulus cultivar M001 chromosome 8, ASM1932011v1, whole genome shotgun sequence, the sequence TCAGGAGAAGCAAAAGCTTGAGTCTTCAAGGGTTTTGCTAGAACTGAATCTAATTTCTGACCCTGGCTACCAGAGGACAATGCAACTTTGACGGCAGTTACCTGCCAGAGTTACGCCATGatcacattctaacatataaaagGTAAAAGGGATTTACATCTTACTAGGCATTACGGTTACTCACACCATACTAGTTCTGTAGCTTTCATACTACCCCATCTTACTGCATAGTAAACCCTAAACCCTTCCAGCAGTAGTCAAACAAGAGTAATTACAGAAGAATACAGTGAAGAACCTCAAAGTTTGCTCTTACTAACAAATAACTAACAATTTTCCAGGCCTTCATGGGTTGACGGGATAATACACAAAACATAGCAAGGGTTCAAATGAGGTACTATATATTGCAAGTAAGGTACATAAAGGACACCAAAATTATGCAATAAGTTCTGCAGAAGGCTAGATATCGCTACCTTAGTAACAAAAGAAAGCATTGGGTCCACTACTAATTTAGTTATGGACATTATAAACTCTTCACAGGTAGCTTTAAGGCTTTTCTCCAACTCCTGAAATAAAACAACAATACCAAAATAAGCTCAAATCAAAGAAAGATGTGAGCAACTAGAAAATATTAAAGCCGATCAGGTATCCCCTActttatctaaatgtgcaacttcaTTCTATGTAATGCATGCACATATCTGGACTAATATGGAACAGTAAATTTATAGGAGAAGCAAACAAATATGCATCTTCAAATTATAGGACAAACCACAAAAAGGCTTCAGGTCAAGTTAGTTACTTTTCTGGCATCAATTTGGTTCTCCAAAACACGAGGAGAAAAGGTCCTAGCTAGTGATGTTGACCTTGACCAATCAAATAACGAGACCTGACCCCTGAGAATCCTTCTTAGGTGATCCTGCAAATATTGATTTGCATTAGTTAGCAATCATAAACAATATATTCCAAATGAAATGCAATGATTGTATGATAGGTACCAATTTAAACTAAAAACATAAAAAAAGAATGGAACTTAAGGAATTTTATTTGAGAGAATCAGAATTAAGAGAAAAGAACACATATATACCTAGAATAATTAATGTTCTCATGCAAATGACATGCACATATGGAAAGGATAAATTTTGTAATAAATACCAATAAATGGGAGAAATCCAATTCCTTATGTGTGACAGAGAACTCAATATCAAATGGAGCAATCTGCAAACAGGTATGTACCTTACGAGTCACAAGATGAAATTAATGAACAAAACGAAAATTTTCATGAACCGCAGATAGATGGACACCTGTTCCCGTAGAATGAGGAGGTGCTTAATCAGAAAAAGCTGGCCATCCATATGGGTACCTTTCTTTGAGATGACCTTGCTTGCACTCTGTTCACAACATCAATAGAGTGTCTCAGAATAACAAATAGTAGGATAATACATCATAGCATAAAAACAGGAATAGTGTTTTATCTTGATCGTTCCCCATGGAAAACAAGAAAAGAGGAGGGAGTTGGGCCGAAAATTGTATACCAACCTGAAGAGATGTTGAGCAAACTTCTACAGCTTCCTGGTGGCAATCAGATTAATATGTATTGTCAAGTTAAATGAAAAAGAAACGGTCAGCGAATGGATGGTCAGTGAGATAAATGATCTTAACTTTTATAGGTCCAGTACCTGGGCTAATCCAGTGAAGACAGAAGGCTCTAAGCAGCGATATAGCTTTGATAGGCATGAAACTGTTTTCTCCAATGGTCTGTACCATGTTACATATATGTCCGAGTTGTCACCAACCTACAAGTTAAAACAAATAGAACCAGTAATAAGAACCATGTGCTTTTATAAAAAAACATATGTAACTGTCACAAACGAGTGCCATTTTGGGTCAGGTGGAGCATACATATCATACAGGCAATTAGTGGTCAAAGTAGTGTGTTATTCACCATGCTGATGTCAAGAAATGATACACTATTTTTCTTTGACTGGAGAGTATGTTGGAATAGAAAGAGTAAAATGGAAAGAACCAATTGCGATAAGTGAGAAGCAAACTAACAGTAGCACTTGAAGATGTATCCACAGATCGTTCAAGTTTCCCAGGATAATCCAGATCTTCGTCAGAAGGGCGGAAATTTGCAATctggaaaaaaaaagagagataagAAAAGTATACATTAATTACAAAACTGTAGCTGCACAAAGACCTAAACATAGAAAATCTATTGTTTGTGAAGGATAATGAAAATAAAATGTGCTATCTTATAAAGTCAGGTCCAACCAATTACTGGAAGGTCGCCACTTTCAGGCAGAATTAAACCTTCAACAAAGTATCCAGATGCTTCCAGGTCTTGTTTGAAGGGGCTCAAGCTTACTCTGTAAGTCATGTATGCTGGAGTGTATCTTATGAGTATCATCACAAATATGGCTTAAGCCAAAGTTCACTGGAACTCGAGGGAAATATATTCAAACTTTCAAAGTTTAAATAACAGCCTCCAACGACCTCCCTATTTCTTTTCTTTGGACAGTGTTAATACATACGCGTGCTCTCCAGTGCATGAAAATATGGTCATATGTCGCGACAGGTCCACTCAACTACTCATGTTTACACAGATAACTAAAATGCGCACCAATTTTTTTGTCATTAGTGCATAGTGCCAAAGTGACCATTTCAATTATCAAGTTTCAGGTTCTCCCATGATGTCACATCAGAAGTTCAGAACATTGCAGGTTAAGTATAAACTCAACACAGTTACTGGAAGTTGATCTGAATGTTAAGGAACAATTCTCGTAACATATAGGAGCCCAATAAAAAGTATACTGACGGAAAGACAGAATCATCAGTCAACATATGGACACACAGAGCACTACCTCTTCGCGGATATGAGTCCGAGCACAAAATGCTAGCCGCTCATGAACATCTGCAAGTATCCTTTGCAATATTGGACGGAGACCAGCTACTGATTCACCGCGTCTACTTAGTTGTTCCCCCAGCACTTCAACTTTCAGAATATCAACAAGTTCGCAGAGAGAATCAATATTTCCTTCATATATCAGTCTAGGCCTCAGAGTATCATACAAGTAGGTGCACCTGCATAATAGAAATCGTTAGTCTTCTTAAAACAATCGATTTACAATGAGTATTCGGATCAGACAAGATCACAAGAGAACCATGAGTCTAACCTACACATCACAACTAGGTCTGACCATGATAGAAGGTCTGGTgagagttttttgtttttctggtTGGGTCGTTTCTTGATGCATATCAGGCGATTTTTTTTCTGGTGTTAGCCCATGACCTCCTCAAACCCTCTCTAGGCGGGGTAAGGAGGTTGCTTGTTATGGGATTCTCTTCCCTTTTTCTCTCTTTAATACAAAGATaccagctctcctgcgtgttcgagaaaaaaaaactaggTATGTGATTACATAGTGTATGGCGAGCTGGAGGGAGCCTCCAAGTTGATTAGCAGGCTGAGTCTATGTCTAGTCAACATGTCACCAAACTCAGCCAGCCAAGTCAACTAGGAGGATCCTGTTAGAATAGGCGCCTATGGGCTGGCCACATGGGCCTTGGCACCCACGCCTGGTGTGGCTGGGCTGCCTCTAGGGACTTATGGTAGATGACTACAGATTAGGCAAGGATCTCCGTTGATTGGGTGTATTCTATAAACCCTACttgatccttgcctatatatatTGTACTCTGTATTCTATCAATCTATCGATAGTTTCCCTGTGCCATATCTCACTTACATGGTATCAGCCGCCTAAAGATCCTATTTCTCCGCTGCCTCTCGCGCGCCGGCCCTCGCCGTGTAGCGCTCGCGCGCCGGTCCACACCGTGCAGCGTCGCCATGCCTGGCTCCTCTCCGCCCACTCCCAAGCCTGCGGATGATGATGCCCTGGCTGCTGCCACCGCCAACGCCTCTCTCACCACCGTCCAGGCCGACGAGCTCGCCCTGCGCCTTGCCCAGGAGAAGGCcaacgcggccgccgccgccgcccagcgcCGTGATGCAGCCTTGGCGCGCGCGCTctaggctgaggaggaggccgcgGCCGCCACCAAGGAGCGCGACGCCGCTGCCCAGCGCGCCAGCGAGGCCTTGGCGCGCGCCACCAAGGAGCGCGCGGCCGCCACCACGCTCTCTGATGGCGGATCCTCCGGAGCCGCCCCGGCTTCCCTAACCGACCTCCACTCCGCCATGCTCCTTCTTGAGGCCATCGCCCTTTTGAACCTGCATGCCCAGGCGATCGCCGTCAACAACATCCGGACTCACGTCACCATCATCCTCGACGTCGACTCCGGCAACTTCAACCGGTGACGCGATCAGTTCCTGCTGGCCCTTGGGAAGTTCTCCCTCCAGGATCACGTCCGCCTTGACCCTCCGGTCCCTGCCTCCCCAGACTGGTCTCGGATGGACTGCGTTGACAAGTCCTGGATCGTCGGCACGCTCACCGACGACCTCGCCGAAGTCATCTCTGCTCAGGGCTCCACTACTCGGCATGCCTGGCTTGCCGTTGTCCCAGTTCCTTGGCAACCGGGAGGCGCACGCCATCCACCTTGAGACAAAGTTTCGCAACTTCGTCCAAGGCGATCTCTCCATCACCGACTACTGTCGCCGCTTGAAGAAGATGGCTGATGATCTCACGGCCCTTGGCTAGGTCATCACCGATCGCACCATCGTCCTCAACGTGATCCGTGGCCTCAACGAGCGCTTCAGCCACGTCGGGGCCCTTCTTCGTCGTGCTCGGCCCTTCCCCACCTTCCTGGAAGCCCGTGACGACCTCATCCTCGAGGAACTCACTGTGGAAAACCGGAAGGACTCCCCTGCCACTGCGCTTGCTGCCTCCACCACGTTCAAGGCGCTGAAGAgcagaaggtggaggtgttcaaggcgcagatgaagaaggcgttcgacatgagcgaccttggcctcctctgcttctacctCGGCGTCGAAGTGCGCCAGGACGCCAGCGGGATCGCCCTCCGCCAAACCCACTATGCTAAACGCATCCTCGAGCTCGGCGGCATGACAGGCTGCAATCCAGCCCCCACCCCGATGTAGGAGAAGCTCAAGCTGAGTCAGGAGAGCATGGCAGAGGAGGTCAATCCAACCCATTACCGGCGGATGATCGGGAGCTTGCGCTACCTGGTCCACACCCGACCGAACATCGCGTTCGCCGTCGGGTACATGAGCGGGTTCATGGAGCGGTCGACGATGGAGCATCTGCAGGCCGTCAAGCGTATCCTGCGCTAAGTGGCGGGCACCCTCGACTACGGTCTTCAGTACGGAAGGGCCCCCGACACGGCACGATTCGTCGACTACTGCGACAGTGACCTCGCCGGCAATgtggacaccagcaagagcacaacCGGGATGATGTTCTTCCTCGGTGATTGCTTGGTCAGCGGACAGTCcctcaagcagaaggtggtgACCCCTCTTGAGCTGTGAAGCAGAGTacatcgccaccaccactgcAGCAACTCAGGCACTATggctgccatggaggaaggtggatgtggttgagctgaAGGCGGACAACAAGTCtgctctagctctggccaagaacCTTGTCTTCAATGAGAGAAGCAGGCACATCCGCATCAAGTACCACTTCAGCAGAGATTGCTTGGAGGACGGGAGCATCAAGGCCAGCCACATTGCCACTACTGATCAGCTGGCCGACATTCTCACCAAGTCGCTGGGGAAGTCTAAATTCCAAGAGATGAGGGAGAGGATTGGGCTACAGCAGATCGCTTCCAGCGCTCGACACAaggcttagggggagaatgacagataagcctagtgctcggcagcacttgtatcttacttttctGCATTTTATTTTCCTTGGCTTCCAAGCCTTTATAATAGTAATATGCTCagcatccactttagtggttAGAAAATATGCTGGAGCAAGTAGAAAGTAGATGCTGCCCTCTGCCCACGAGAGGAGGGGCACACCCTTGTATCAGGACAAGCCATTGCATTTTCCTTTCAATCCAAGCGGCCAAGGAccaagctgccctctggtagTTACCCAAATCTGAATCTGAGATCTATTTTGGGCCAACAGAGAGTACCTCCTAGGTTTTGTATATCCCTATGTTCCTCAAATCAAGCTAGGTAAGCTTTTCACAAACTAATCGCCTCAGCTAAAAGTAAGGTTGACAGCATGAGTGCATGACTGCACATACAAATAATGAAATAACAAATCTTTAAAGAGAATAAATTAACTTACAGGGGGTCCATTAAAGGAGCCATACTTGAAACATCTGCAGCAGATGATGGGAAGAAGTGAGCAAAAAGCTGGTGCTCAAACTGGCATGCCTGACAAGCAATGTTAAAACTAGTAAACATGTTTTTCTAGCAATCAAACATAAGCAGTGATTTAGCAttagaaaacaaaaacaaaatacaTGTGGATGATGCTCAGCAGCTGACAAAACATAAAGATATGATAGTCATTAAGCATGTATGATGAGCATTTATACTAATAGTAAATATTCACAAAGCAAGATGAATCGACATCTCTAGTTGAGTATCAAGTTTTCTAATACTACCAGTATGCTAGTTAGTTACTTACATTTTCTCCTTTTCCGTATGACATCAAGTTTTCTAATACTATAATGACTGCAAGTCGCCGCTTTCAAAAACAATTTCAATACACAAGATGAAACCTAAACAGGAAGTTAGAAAGTAAGGAGTTACCTCCATCAGATAGGCACAGCCAGACCTTGTCAAAGAAGGCAAGGCCTCTTTTCTTGCAAACTCCGAGATCCGTTGCTGCATCATGCCTCGTACCTAGCAGTCATATCAAACAGTTAAGGCTTAAGTGACAACCGAGTTATTATGGTGGAAACAAAGTGCCATGATAAAACTCTTGTAACATACCAAGTACAGCCGCTGCTCACAGAACAAACTGTGACACTCGGAAAGAATCTGTGTGTACTCCTTCCTTGAAGATCTACTTTCAATTTCACCTAATATTGGTTTTAGCTGGTTGACAAATGTACAAAAATTGTATCAGGACTGCAATGTCATACCCTATTACAGACAACATAATTTGCTATTATCAGAGTGAAACATCATGCATATAAATTATACCTCGCTAGCAGCCGCCTTGAAGCGAACATAGATAAGAGATGCCTCCACACCCTCTGTGACAATGTTTTTGCCAGAATCACTGCTTCGAATTGCAGCTTGAACCTGCAAGGTT encodes:
- the LOC136473239 gene encoding conserved oligomeric Golgi complex subunit 3-like isoform X2, giving the protein MSTTPAPATASALPKSGAVSKGYNFASTWEQNAPLTEQQKAAIAALSHAVAERPFPPNLEKSSGKDGGVAVPEKESALEEAGAMDAVLVNTHQFYKWFAELESAMKSETEEKYRLYENTLQERVNTCDGILKQVDDTLNLFEELQSLHSSVATKTKTLHDACDQLLVEKQRLIEFAEALRSRLNYFDELENVSSSFYSQNMNIGNEQFLPLLKRLDDCISYVENNPQYAESAVYLVKFRQLQSRALGMIRSHVLSILKGASSQVQAAIRSSDSGKNIVTEGVEASLIYVRFKAAASELKPILGEIESRSSRKEYTQILSECHSLFCEQRLYLVRGMMQQRISEFARKEALPSLTRSGCAYLMEACQFEHQLFAHFFPSSAADVSSMAPLMDPLCTYLYDTLRPRLIYEGNIDSLCELVDILKVEVLGEQLSRRGESVAGLRPILQRILADVHERLAFCARTHIREEIANFRPSDEDLDYPGKLERSVDTSSSATVGDNSDIYVTWYRPLEKTVSCLSKLYRCLEPSVFTGLAQEAVEVCSTSLQSASKVISKKGTHMDGQLFLIKHLLILREQIAPFDIEFSVTHKELDFSHLLDHLRRILRGQVSLFDWSRSTSLARTFSPRVLENQIDARKVTNLT
- the LOC136473239 gene encoding conserved oligomeric Golgi complex subunit 3-like isoform X1; translated protein: MSTTPAPATASALPKSGAVSKGYNFASTWEQNAPLTEQQKAAIAALSHAVAERPFPPNLEKSSGKDGGVAVPEKESALEEAGAMDAVLVNTHQFYKWFAELESAMKSETEEKYRLYENTLQERVNTCDGILKQVDDTLNLFEELQSLHSSVATKTKTLHDACDQLLVEKQRLIEFAEALRSRLNYFDELENVSSSFYSQNMNIGNEQFLPLLKRLDDCISYVENNPQYAESAVYLVKFRQLQSRALGMIRSHVLSILKGASSQVQAAIRSSDSGKNIVTEGVEASLIYVRFKAAASELKPILGEIESRSSRKEYTQILSECHSLFCEQRLYLVRGMMQQRISEFARKEALPSLTRSGCAYLMEACQFEHQLFAHFFPSSAADVSSMAPLMDPLCTYLYDTLRPRLIYEGNIDSLCELVDILKVEVLGEQLSRRGESVAGLRPILQRILADVHERLAFCARTHIREEIANFRPSDEDLDYPGKLERSVDTSSSATVGDNSDIYVTWYRPLEKTVSCLSKLYRCLEPSVFTGLAQEAVEVCSTSLQSASKVISKKGTHMDGQLFLIKHLLILREQIAPFDIEFSVTHKELDFSHLLDHLRRILRGQVSLFDWSRSTSLARTFSPRVLENQIDARKELEKSLKATCEEFIMSITKLVVDPMLSFVTKVTAVKVALSSGSQGQKLDSVLAKPLKTQAFASPDKVAELVQKVAAAIQQDLPKVMTKMRLYLQNPSTRMILFKPIKTNIVEAHIQLQSLLKSEYSTEEMQSIGMLPIPDLQSQLDSLL